Proteins from a genomic interval of Burkholderiales bacterium:
- a CDS encoding acetate--CoA ligase family protein, producing the protein MAARPDTDLTRLLAPRSAALVGATDHPTSFGGRVFQQMSNFGFAGKIYPVNPRLASINGLRCYPGVRELPEAPDHVGIIVSVQRVFDVLEDCAAIGVPFATVYSAGFSETGTAEGRERQARLVEFARRTGMRIMGPNCNGLINFVDAFAMTSTAAIKGRRAAPGNVGVVSHSGGLGQINVMWRAQEIGLGISYEASCGNEADLDTLDFARFMLRSEATDVVLMAIEGIKDGERFKALALEAAERDKPIVLLKFGRTDAGSRAAASHTGAIAGDDAVADAVLRQYGVIRVDECDQLYEMAVLLRRRRWPRGRGAAAVSPTGGILVQLADSAAGQGLQWPPLSDATQGALARLLPGYGKVSNPTDMTSLATGEQGLYRQALNTIAGDENVDLMVPIYASVSKADLQRGADFIAGCEKPAAMLWVGGCTDDPSFTRKDIVKAGVAVYRDATPCARAFRAAIEFGAFAQAIRAGACTRERPSGVDVEGARAGLAACGEKLTEREAKAVLARYGLPVTKERLAASAEEAAACARDFGGALALKIDSPDIAHKTEAGAIRLDVRGEAAAREAYEAVVAAAKRYAPQARINGVLVQEMAPKGVELIVGAVRDPVFGPVVVVGLGGIYVEVLKDVTYRAAPIGATDARAMLGELRSAKLLDGVRGMAPRDVDAIADVLVRLSWFAHDLAGEVAEIDLNPVVVLERGAGARIVDALLVRGG; encoded by the coding sequence GTGGCGGCACGCCCCGACACCGATCTCACGAGGCTGCTGGCGCCGCGCTCGGCCGCGCTGGTCGGCGCGACCGACCACCCGACCTCCTTCGGCGGGCGGGTTTTCCAGCAGATGTCCAACTTCGGGTTTGCCGGGAAGATCTATCCGGTCAATCCGCGGCTCGCTTCGATCAACGGCCTGCGCTGCTATCCCGGCGTGCGCGAGCTTCCCGAAGCGCCCGACCACGTCGGCATCATCGTCTCGGTGCAGCGGGTCTTCGACGTGCTCGAAGACTGCGCGGCGATCGGCGTGCCTTTCGCCACAGTGTACAGCGCCGGCTTTTCCGAGACCGGGACCGCGGAAGGACGCGAGCGCCAGGCGCGCCTCGTCGAGTTCGCGCGCCGCACCGGCATGCGCATCATGGGCCCGAACTGCAACGGCCTCATCAACTTCGTCGACGCGTTCGCGATGACCTCGACCGCGGCGATCAAGGGCCGGCGCGCGGCGCCGGGCAACGTCGGCGTGGTCAGCCACAGCGGCGGGCTGGGCCAGATCAACGTGATGTGGCGCGCGCAGGAGATCGGGCTCGGCATCAGCTATGAAGCGAGCTGCGGCAACGAAGCGGACCTCGACACGCTCGATTTCGCGCGCTTCATGCTGAGGTCGGAGGCGACCGACGTCGTGCTGATGGCGATCGAAGGCATCAAGGACGGCGAGCGCTTCAAGGCCCTCGCGCTCGAAGCGGCGGAGCGCGACAAGCCGATCGTGCTGCTGAAGTTCGGCCGCACCGACGCGGGCAGCCGCGCCGCTGCGTCGCACACCGGCGCGATCGCGGGCGACGACGCCGTGGCCGATGCGGTGCTGCGCCAGTACGGGGTGATCCGCGTCGACGAATGCGACCAGCTCTACGAGATGGCGGTCCTCTTGCGGCGGCGGCGCTGGCCGCGCGGCCGCGGCGCCGCGGCGGTATCGCCCACCGGCGGCATCCTCGTCCAGCTCGCCGACAGCGCCGCAGGGCAGGGACTGCAATGGCCGCCGCTGTCCGATGCGACCCAGGGCGCGCTCGCCAGGCTGCTGCCCGGGTACGGCAAGGTGTCCAACCCGACCGACATGACCTCGCTCGCGACCGGCGAGCAGGGACTCTACCGGCAGGCGCTCAACACCATCGCCGGCGACGAGAACGTCGACCTCATGGTGCCGATCTATGCGTCGGTCTCCAAAGCCGACCTTCAGCGCGGCGCGGACTTCATCGCGGGCTGCGAGAAGCCTGCCGCGATGCTGTGGGTCGGCGGCTGCACCGACGATCCGTCGTTCACGCGCAAGGACATCGTGAAAGCCGGCGTCGCGGTCTATCGCGACGCGACGCCGTGCGCACGCGCGTTCCGGGCGGCGATCGAGTTCGGTGCGTTCGCCCAAGCGATCCGCGCCGGCGCTTGCACGCGCGAGCGTCCTTCCGGGGTGGACGTCGAAGGCGCGCGCGCCGGGCTGGCGGCGTGCGGCGAGAAGCTCACCGAGCGCGAGGCCAAGGCGGTGCTCGCGCGCTACGGGCTGCCGGTCACGAAGGAGCGCCTCGCGGCGAGCGCCGAGGAGGCCGCGGCGTGCGCCCGGGACTTCGGCGGCGCGCTCGCGCTCAAGATCGATTCGCCCGACATCGCGCACAAGACCGAAGCGGGCGCGATCCGGCTCGACGTGCGCGGCGAGGCCGCGGCGCGCGAGGCGTACGAGGCGGTGGTCGCCGCGGCGAAGCGTTATGCGCCGCAGGCGCGCATCAACGGCGTGCTCGTGCAGGAGATGGCGCCCAAAGGCGTCGAGCTCATCGTCGGCGCGGTGCGCGATCCGGTGTTCGGACCGGTGGTGGTCGTCGGCCTCGGCGGCATTTACGTCGAGGTGCTGAAGGACGTCACGTACCGTGCCGCCCCGATCGGCGCAACCGATGCGCGCGCGATGCTGGGCGAGCTGCGCAGCGCCAAGCTGCTCGACGGCGTGCGCGGCATGGCGCCGCGCGACGTCGACGCGATCGCCGACGTGCTCGTCAGGCTCTCGTGGTTCGCGCACGATCTCGCCGGCGAGGTCGCCGAGATCGACCTCAACCCGGTGGTGGTGCTCGAGCGCGGCGCGGGCGCGCGCATCGTCGACGCCCTGCTGGTGCGCGGAGGCTGA
- a CDS encoding MaoC family dehydratase has product MKQPTAKRVEVGEELPSFEKHIVQRQIDCFSGVRPNSIHTDAEWAKKKGFRAPLAQAMMSTAYVSQLMTAFLGEGFVRGGRMSVAFTKPVVEGDTLTVRGVVKSREAEGDATRVTVEVRCENQDGVMTMVGTASGLER; this is encoded by the coding sequence GTGAAACAACCAACCGCTAAGCGCGTGGAGGTCGGCGAGGAGCTGCCTTCGTTCGAGAAGCATATCGTCCAGCGGCAGATCGACTGCTTCTCGGGCGTGCGGCCGAACTCGATCCATACCGACGCCGAATGGGCGAAGAAGAAAGGCTTCAGGGCGCCGCTCGCACAGGCGATGATGTCGACGGCGTACGTCTCGCAGCTCATGACCGCGTTCCTCGGCGAGGGCTTCGTCAGGGGCGGGCGGATGTCGGTGGCGTTCACCAAGCCGGTGGTCGAGGGGGACACGCTCACCGTGCGCGGCGTGGTCAAGAGCCGCGAGGCCGAGGGCGACGCGACGCGCGTCACGGTCGAGGTGCGCTGCGAGAACCAGGACGGCGTGATGACCATGGTCGGCACCGCGAGCGGGCTGGAACGTTGA
- a CDS encoding MaoC family dehydratase, giving the protein MVEFKTISYEVVTVGEEFMSEDFVIKPEDVETYAYAVGDHNSWFFEDSPFGGPIAHPTLLGNQALLMRHSKYIVPAGLHAKMQFEFIEPLRVGMRVRTHGKVIDKYEKRGRHYMVTQFETREEGSGQPLVRGQFTQMIFPESGVHRETTNR; this is encoded by the coding sequence ATGGTTGAGTTCAAGACGATCTCGTACGAGGTCGTGACAGTGGGCGAGGAATTCATGTCCGAGGATTTCGTCATCAAGCCCGAGGACGTCGAGACTTACGCGTACGCGGTGGGCGACCACAACTCGTGGTTCTTCGAGGACTCGCCTTTCGGCGGACCGATCGCCCATCCCACGCTGCTCGGCAACCAGGCGCTGCTGATGCGCCACAGCAAGTACATCGTTCCGGCGGGCCTGCATGCCAAGATGCAGTTCGAGTTCATCGAGCCGCTGCGCGTCGGCATGCGCGTGCGCACCCACGGCAAGGTGATCGACAAGTACGAGAAGCGCGGCCGGCACTACATGGTCACGCAGTTCGAGACGCGCGAGGAGGGCAGCGGCCAGCCGCTGGTGCGCGGCCAGTTCACACAGATGATCTTTCCCGAATCCGGAGTGCACCGTGAAACAACCAACCGCTAA
- a CDS encoding enoyl-CoA hydratase-related protein encodes MDRQKEVLYEVRGQCAIITLNRPEQRNAINLAACEQIERAFMDFDADPKLRVAIITGAGDKAFSAGRDLKELAALGGQPVKSIPTLGDNLHVSKPVIAAVNGAAIAGGWVYAQMCDLCIAADTATFGITEPKVGRGTAWSPPLVHMIGSRLALELMLTGRTISAQRAYEIGFVNRVVPRAQLMDAALETADDIIACAPLSVVATRQIVRHTMNMGLDAALEVGRQLCVPVYASEDAKEGAAAFREKRKPQWKGR; translated from the coding sequence ATGGACCGGCAGAAGGAAGTGCTTTACGAGGTGCGCGGCCAGTGCGCGATCATCACGCTCAACCGTCCCGAGCAGCGCAACGCGATCAACCTCGCGGCCTGCGAGCAGATCGAGCGGGCGTTCATGGATTTCGACGCCGATCCGAAGCTGCGCGTGGCGATCATCACCGGCGCCGGGGACAAGGCCTTTTCGGCCGGGCGCGACCTGAAGGAGCTCGCCGCGCTCGGCGGCCAGCCGGTGAAGTCGATCCCGACGCTGGGCGACAACCTGCACGTGAGCAAGCCGGTGATCGCCGCGGTCAACGGCGCGGCGATCGCGGGTGGGTGGGTGTACGCGCAGATGTGCGACCTGTGCATCGCGGCCGATACCGCGACGTTCGGGATCACCGAGCCCAAGGTGGGCCGCGGAACCGCGTGGTCGCCGCCGCTGGTGCACATGATCGGCAGCCGGCTCGCGCTCGAGCTCATGCTGACCGGGAGGACGATCAGCGCGCAGCGCGCGTACGAGATCGGGTTCGTCAACCGCGTGGTGCCGCGCGCGCAGCTGATGGACGCGGCGCTGGAGACCGCCGACGACATCATCGCGTGCGCGCCGCTGTCGGTCGTCGCCACGCGCCAGATCGTGCGGCACACGATGAACATGGGACTGGACGCGGCGCTCGAAGTCGGACGTCAGCTCTGCGTGCCGGTGTACGCGAGCGAGGACGCGAAGGAAGGCGCGGCTGCGTTCAGGGAAAAACGCAAACCGCAGTGGAAAGGACGCTGA
- a CDS encoding MmgE/PrpD family protein, with protein MADLQWDATTERLVRYAGRASFEALPREVVEACKLRLIDTFASALGAYDAPLSAMSRKVAARTRGDDAAHVWGSGIVTTPEAAAFANGVMVRLLDISDTYLGKSRGHPSDMSSGLIAAAEAAGAGGQALVSALVLAYDVYCSFCDAVDFNSRGWDQPVYSILGCVLGAGRLLGLPREQLGHAVSLAVAPNMALAQSRRGQLSSWKGCAGANASRNALFAAALARDGFTGPSAVFEGNGGLFEATGGAFEWPLPEGRHLITETHIKGLPVCYHGQSPVWAALELREAIDPAKIETIEVHSYKTGVMMMGADDTRWAPETRETADHSLPYCVSVALLDGEVVDASFAQARLRDPAIAALMRKVKVSEDPRLTSLYPEGSPGRVAVRMQSGETHTREIVYPRGHAKSPMAAADVERKFRDMAGPRLGAGRCEALLQAIRGIEHADVRRDIVAVLTVEE; from the coding sequence ATGGCCGACCTGCAATGGGATGCGACGACCGAACGACTGGTGCGCTACGCCGGGCGCGCGAGCTTCGAGGCGCTGCCGCGTGAAGTGGTCGAGGCGTGCAAGCTGCGCCTGATCGACACTTTCGCCTCGGCGCTGGGCGCCTACGACGCGCCGCTGTCGGCGATGTCGCGCAAGGTGGCGGCGCGCACGCGCGGCGACGACGCGGCGCACGTCTGGGGCAGCGGCATCGTCACCACGCCCGAAGCCGCGGCGTTCGCCAACGGGGTCATGGTGCGGCTCCTCGACATCAGCGACACCTATCTCGGCAAGAGCCGCGGGCACCCGAGCGACATGAGCTCGGGCCTCATCGCGGCGGCCGAGGCGGCCGGCGCCGGCGGCCAGGCGCTGGTGAGCGCGCTGGTGCTCGCCTACGACGTCTATTGCAGCTTCTGCGACGCGGTCGACTTCAACAGCCGCGGCTGGGACCAGCCGGTGTACAGCATCCTGGGCTGCGTGCTCGGCGCGGGCAGGCTGCTCGGGCTGCCGCGCGAGCAGCTCGGACATGCGGTGTCGCTCGCGGTCGCGCCCAACATGGCGCTCGCGCAAAGCCGCCGCGGCCAGCTGTCGAGCTGGAAAGGCTGCGCGGGCGCCAACGCGTCGCGCAACGCGCTCTTCGCCGCGGCGCTCGCCCGGGACGGCTTTACCGGCCCGAGCGCGGTGTTCGAAGGCAACGGCGGGCTGTTCGAGGCGACCGGCGGCGCATTCGAGTGGCCGCTGCCCGAAGGCCGCCACCTGATCACCGAGACGCACATCAAGGGACTGCCGGTGTGCTATCACGGGCAGTCGCCGGTGTGGGCGGCGCTCGAGCTGCGCGAGGCGATCGATCCTGCGAAGATCGAGACGATCGAGGTGCACAGTTACAAGACCGGGGTGATGATGATGGGCGCCGACGATACGCGCTGGGCGCCCGAGACGCGCGAGACCGCCGATCACAGCCTGCCGTACTGTGTTTCGGTCGCGCTGCTCGACGGCGAGGTCGTCGACGCCTCGTTCGCGCAGGCGCGGCTGCGCGATCCGGCGATCGCGGCGCTCATGCGCAAGGTGAAAGTGAGCGAGGACCCGCGGCTCACGTCGCTGTATCCCGAAGGCTCGCCCGGGCGCGTCGCGGTGCGCATGCAGTCGGGCGAAACGCACACGCGCGAGATCGTCTATCCGCGAGGTCACGCGAAGAGCCCGATGGCGGCAGCCGACGTCGAGCGCAAGTTCCGCGACATGGCGGGACCGCGACTGGGCGCCGGGCGCTGCGAGGCGCTGCTCCAGGCGATACGCGGGATCGAGCATGCCGACGTGCGGCGCGACATCGTCGCCGTCCTGACCGTGGAGGAGTGA